The Coffea arabica cultivar ET-39 chromosome 8e, Coffea Arabica ET-39 HiFi, whole genome shotgun sequence genome window below encodes:
- the LOC113704701 gene encoding beta-D-glucosyl crocetin beta-1,6-glucosyltransferase-like, translating into MMQELEIMETNPKFTSSSSHFTPDHVFLYLYFTPSIFLSFVSLQKITPNYSASIQLVELHLPDTPELPSHHHTTNGLPPHLNSTLQRTLNRAKPDLSNVLETIKPDLVIYDVFQSWTAALTATHNIPAVIFTIASVTNIAYFCHSFVKPGLEFPFPAIYLSDFEEAKAQIAAEDARANVNENDPASERPNRFCDSIMLVRSSREIDGKYMDYLSDIRNLKIMPVGTLFPEPADDDQDDKNTELIQWLGTKSKHSTVFIAFGSEYFLTKEEMEEMAFALELSGVNFIWAVRFPQGQRIKPEKALPEEFLERTGDRGRIVEGWAPQAKILGHPSIGGFISHSGWSSILESMVLGVPIINMPMHSDQPFNARLVVEIGAGVEVVRDTNGKFDRKVIAEVIKNVVVEKMGGNLRGKIREVSEKIKLKENQEFDEAVDMLTELVMKNNHPSN; encoded by the exons ATGATGCAGGAACTGGAAATAATGGAAACTAATCCAAAA TTCACGTCTTCTTCATCCCACTTCACGCCTGATCACGTTTTCCTCTATTTGTACTTCACGCCTTCTATTTTCctgtcttttgtttcattaCAAAAGATCACCCCAAATTACTCTGCCTCAATTCAACTTGTGGAACTTCATCTTCCAGACACCCCTGAACTTCCTTCTCACCATCACACCACCAATGGTCTTCCACCCCATCTCAATTCCACCCTGCAAAGAACCCTGAACAGGGCTAAACCTGATCTATCCAATGTCTTAGAAACTATCAAGCCTGATTTAGTAATCTACGATGTTTTCCAGTCATGGACTGCCGCATTGACAGCAACCCATAACATTCCAGCAGTAATATTTACAATTGCAAGTGTGACAAATATTGCATACTTCTGCCACTCGTTTGTGAAGCCAGGTCTTGAATTCCCTTTTCCAGCCATCTATCTTTCAGATTTTGAGGAAGCCAAGGCTCAAATCGCTGCTGAAGATGCAAGAGCTAATGTCAATGAAAATGATCCTGCATCTGAAAGGCCAAACAGGTTTTGTGACAGCATCATGCTCGTAAGGAGCTCGAGAGAAATTGATGGAAAATATATGGATTATCTCTCTGATATTAGGAATCTGAAGATTATGCCTGTAGGTACACTGTTTCCAGAACCTGCAGATGATGATCAGGATGATAAGAATACAGAGCTAATCCAATGGCTTGGGACAAAAAGCAAGCATTCAACTGTTTTCATCGCATTCGGGAGTGAGTATTTCTTGACTAAAGAAGAGATGGAAGAGATGGCATTTGCATTGGAGCTTAGCGGTGTCAATTTCATATGGGCTGTAAGGTTTCCTCAGGGCCAGAGAATTAAGCCTGAGAAGGCTCTTCCTGAGGAGTTCTTGGAGAGAACGGGAGATAGGGGAAGAATTGTGGAAGGATGGGCACCACAGGCAAAAATATTGGGGCATCCAAGCATTGGAGGTTTTATTAGCCATTCTGGTTGGAGTTCAATTCTGGAAAGCATGGTGCTTGGTGTTCCAATTATAAATATGCCTATGCATTCTGACCAGCCATTCAATGCTAGGTTGGTGGTGGAAATTGGTGCAGGAGTGGAGGTTGTGAGAGATACAAATGGGAAATTTGATAGAAAAGTGATAGCAGAAGTAATAAAAAATGTGGTGGTGGAGAAAATGGGGGGAAATCTGAGAGGGAAAATAAGGGAAGtgagtgaaaaaataaaattgaaggaaaatcaAGAGTTTGATGAGGCTGTGGATATGCTCACTGAGCTTGTGATGAAAAATAATCATCCTTCGAACTAA